The nucleotide sequence CCAATGACCCATTGAGACCCTGAGGACACTCAGTGGCGGCATCGAGTCTCCAGAAGCCAGAGgagcgcatttagggttagggtgaGGGAGTGAAGCAATTCAGAAGCCTCCTCTGCGCCACATCTGACGGGCACGCAGTGCTGGTGCTGGGCATGCAAGGGCAGGAGAGCCTGGACATGaatgaggggaaactgaggcaggagggaagaagggggggtGGGAACCTAGGGTGGCTAGCAGGAGTTATAGCGAGAACATGCAgatgggctgccctctgctccagAGGAGGGAGTCCTCATGGATGCCCCTCTGGGAGTCCCCAAAGTATGTATAACAACAAACAGTAGCTggtatttaaggtttgcaaagcactttacaaatattaatctcATTCGAGCTTCATAACGAttgttatcctccttttacagaggggtaaacagagagaggcaaaggtagcgtgacttgctcaaggtcacagtgTGCAagcgtctgaggttggatttgaactcaggccctccagactccaggtccagtgctctctccactgcgccacccagcggCCCATCCAGGAGAAACTCCGCCTCCTCACAGTGCGCAGGCGCAAATCCTCTCTTTTGGAAAAAAAGGCCTCGGAGCCCCCTGGGAGTTGGAGTCCCTTCGGCAGTGCGCTTGCGCAGAGCTTCTGGCTGCGGGCCTCGGGGTTCCATTTCCCAGAATGCCTTCGAAGGCCTTGGTTCTCCTAGCAGGTCTCGTGCGGATTTGAGAGGAGTCGTCTTTCCGTCGCTCGGAGTCCCACCAGGGTCCGCCTTACACCTTCAGGCCCAGGTGTGGCGGAGCCccgggtgagtggggagggagggagagagagagagagagagagagagagagagagagagagagagagtgcgcaCGCGCCTCCTCCCGCCAGCCGCTCCGTGCCCCCTCCTCCAGCCGCGCGGCCCAGCAGGCGGACGGCCGAGCAGGCAGAAGAGGGGACCGCGcatgcgcccccccccccccgtgatTAGACGGGGAGGGGAGCGCGCACGCTCAGAACCTgattttccccccctccccctcccaacctgATTGGTAGGCTGTCGTTCCTTTACTCCAGAAGCTGTTCCGGCTCCCTAGTACCCCAGGGACAATTCTTCAGCGTCGGTTTGGGGCATTTGGCGTTCCGCACCACCCCCCCGACCCAGCTTACTTTGGGCAGCCGGGGGGCGCCATCAGGGTGTGCAGAGCGCTTggctctgaattcaaatcttgggCAGTTCACCTCCTCTGCCTTGGTTtgctcgtctataaaatggggataatagcagcccCCAGGgctgttggggggaggggctgacTTCAgtgtatacagtaggcacttaataaatgtcaacaGTGATGATTGTTACCACGCCCCCCCCCATCCAGGACAGTCCATCCAAGGGGCTTCTCACTGCCCAGCTTCACCTTCGGGGGGTCTCCCCCTTGCTTGTGGGCagcaggaccatgcccagcagtGAGGGAGGACGGACCCGCCCCCTGGAGCCCCCTCCCCAGCATCACCTTGTGCCACCTTGGTCTCCGTGGTGACGCGTCCCCTGCTCCTGACCAGGACGTGCACGTAGTAGGTGCACAGAGGGCAGCCCGTGGGTCTGGGGGCAGGACCGGGGTCCCCACCCCCCACGGGAGCCTCTGCGGAGTGAGGTTTGGCTGCTCGATGGGGGCCCCAGTGACGGCCTCCCCCGTCTGTTCCTGCCACGCTTCTTGAGTGAAAGGCGCTCCTGACTTGAGTCCCCGGAGGCGCCACAGTGTGCGCCGCAGCGGgggcccgagttcaaatgcagcctcagaagcTTCATCGCTGCGGGGCCTCCATGGGGCCATGATAGCACCCCGTGGCCTCGGTTTGTAGTGAGGATCCAAGGAGGGAATTATTTGTAAGTCACTGAGcccagggtctggcacatagtagggccaTAATAAACACTTGTAGTTGCAGCCCCCGGGTGGGACAGGGTTAAGTCCTCTTGCTTTTGACAGCCTGGTCTGCGGCTTCATTGGAAGGAGGCCTCCCCAGCCCCTCCGCGAGGAGGAGCCTCCTGCCTGAGCCCTGTCCCCAGAGTCCCCGGGCAGCTCCCGGCCCTGCTCCCCGCAGGCTTGGGCAGAGAGGCGAGCCTCCAGAAGTGGGGGGCCCCAGGTACCCCACGAGTCTATCAGACGCGTGTTAAGTTCGCCCTGGTGCCAGCCCCAAGGGAGAAGCTTAAATGAAGAAGGAACATCCTGACGTGGACCCACGACTCTGTCCTGAGATACAGCGTTGGGACCTTCTCTGGCCGGGATTGGCAGCtccggggtggggagggagagaagaaggaagtggggggagtgggggaggcagGGCCGGCCTGTGTCCCTAATGActccttcctcctccagctcagtCTGAGACTCCATGAGGATGAAGAATGAGGAAGGTCTGACTCCTGGGCCTCTCCAAGCCCAGGTGAGTCCCCACCACAGCATAGTGGAAGCCTTGGAATTCGGTGCATTGTAGGGGTCCGTCAAGGCCGTAGTAACACAGGGCAGAATGCCACTTCGGGTCACCTGGGTCCAACAAAAGCAGGCAGGGGGCCAGTAAACAgtagggaaaggggagaatgCCCAGTGTGATGACCCTGATGTGGGCTGCTGCCCCCGAGTCAGGCTACCCAGAATGAGATCAGTCATGCCGAGTGATGCtagcaaattaaaaattaatatttgcgATTTGATCGCTGACACTAGTGTTGTATGGAGTGGCTTGGAACGTGAGGAGTGAAGTGGACAACTCTGTTGGGGTTCATGGCAGAAGGAATTTGTTGGCATGAACTTCCCAGAATCCCAGACCTGGAGAGTTGGAGGATGGGCTTGCACCGTCGAGGAGAGCTGTCCATGTGCTGCCGAGTCTGGGACCAAGTCAGTCCCCCAGAGAGGAGGGGTCCCTGGCTCAGCAGAAATGTGTCTGATTGTGTCAGATTCAGGAGTCCGTGACATTCAAGGACGTGACCGTGGACTTCACCAGGGAGGAGTGGAGACGCCTGGAGCCCGCCCAGAGGGCCATGTACAGGGACGTGACGTTGGAGACCTACGAGAACCTCACCTCCCTGGGTGAGTACGACTCCCCTGGGGAGTCTCAGTGCCGCTCCCAGGAGCCTCCACATACACAAAGCAGAACCAGACAAGGCAGTTGACCTGGAACCGCTGCTCTCCCTCATATAGAGCCTGCCTTTCCTTTCCCTGGCGAGTAAATCCAGCGTTATGTCCCCCAGAGCTgtcctgtctgcctgcctgcctccctctGTTCCCTTCTGGGCACTCGTCCTTTCAATCCCTCCATGgccttcttttcctcctgtttcttATTTCGTTGGCAGCCTTATCTCTCACGctcctctctcccaccttctcatgcccatttttccttttttttggcctTGGAACAAACAAGTAAAACAATGTCCTGCACTGCCCATGTCTAAAAATTCCGTCATCCTTTACCCTGAGTCCAGAGACGGGTGCTGtgtttcacccctggtcttaCGGGATCGTTAGTGGTCATTGCATCAGACGTAGTTCTTAATTCTTCCCAAGTGTTTTTGTTTGCAGTCTTGTTATTGTAGACTGAATTGTTCTGGCAAGTCTGCTCACTTAATTCTGTACCCATTCGTAGAAGTcttccagggttcttgtgaaCCTGCCCCTCTTTTGGGGCATTTGTCACAGTAGTCTTATGGTTGGTTTTTCGACTCATCTCCCCCCAGTCTAGTCCATCGTCCTCTCGGCCATCAAAAGGATCTTCCTCAAGTCCGGGTCTCACCTGGTTCCCTCCAGGGCCAAGTAAACTTAAAGTGACTCCCTGTGGCCTCACGGCTCAAATACAGCCTCTTCTGTTTGGTTTGTAAAGCCCTCCATAATGGGACTCTTTCCTCACTTTCTGGTCTCCTTCCGCCTTGCACTCTCTTTCCCCACCATGGCACTGGCCTTCAGATGATGACATGCTTTTGGATGGACACGCTGTCTGCTTATCCTGTGCAGATCTGGGATGGATAGCGTTGAGGGACACCAGGTTGGGCCCAGATCTCCTGGAATCCTGGAAGATGATTTGGAGATCATTGTACCCCTCTCTGTGCTTCCTTAGCTGCCTGGTTTTCCACAAATAAAATTGAATTCTTACCTTGCTTTCTATCCCTGCCCTGTTATCCTTTCTCTCCATAGGTATAAGTGTTCCCATTTCCAAAAGGGACTTGATCTTCCTGTTGGAGGAAGGAGGAGTCCTATCTGGGCCCAAGGGAAGAATCCACAGGGACACCTGTCCAGGTGAGTGACGGAGAATTGGGCCCGTGGGGCTCTCCTAGACCCCAGATGTGAAGAGGCTGTATCACAGAAtgttgcttgcttttccaaaagaTTGCCCCATTTCCTGGTCCTGGCAGCTGTATAATCTCACGCTTTTTATGGAGAGCTCTGCTCACATAGAACTTTATAGGTCTTTTGAATTCGTTTTGTTTTGGCTCTTAGAAATGTttctttatttgaatttttacATTTATTGGAGAGTTTCAAGTTTTTCTTGTGGCTTTTGATTATTTGCAttcctttttgtaaaaaaaaaattatctttaaaaatcagtttttaaaattgttgTCACCTTCATTTTCACATatatcccttctccttcccttaacCCTGCTGCCTggaatcaaagaattaaaaaaaaaaaaagaatcctttccAGAAAATTAACCAATACTTCAAGCAAGTCTAAAGTACAAGTTGTGAAGTCATGTTTGACTTGTGCCTTCCACCTGTGAAAAAcagtctttccatacttctccaAGCTTATCATGCTCATCCTATCTTATGATGCAAAAGTGGTTCATTAGATTCAATGACTATTGATTTGTTAGCTGTTCCCTAGTTAATGGgcatcttctttgtttccagttttttgctagtGCAGAAAATTCTGATTCCTTCTTTattctccttggggtatatgtgTAATGGTGTAAagtctgggtcaaagggtataggcattATAGTCATTTTCTGGATATAATTCCAGATAGTTGTCCAAGAAGGTTAGAATGTTTCATAGCTCTACCCACAGTATACTAGTGTACCTGTTTTGTCATTAGCAACAGAGAATGTTGCTAATGTGACCCTTTAAACCAGAAATTCCCCTACTAGACATATATCCCAAGGAagtaaaagatggaaagaaaaatcccacatatatatttttttcattatttctctttaaatGGTCAACTTTTGTTACTTtaaatgaatttggttattattttatctagctcagGTGGGGAACtatgaagtttgcattcagtcatagggctgcacttgaggacctaaagctCAAAGGTTCCCCATACCTGAACTAGGTCGATAAAAAATATTCTTGGTAGTTTAATTCGTATGgcattaaatctgtaaattaatttacgtagtttggtcatttttattatgttggcataGCCCAACCATGAACAGTAAATACTGCTCCAATTATtcgagatttttaaaattttgttacaaAGAATGTCCTTCTTTATTTTGTTAGTGTTTGATAATTGCATTTATTTAAGTCTTGAGTGTGCCTTAATAGACTGACTCAGTCTTTTGTTTGGTATTTCCATTTCAACTATTTTATCCTGAGTTTTCCTGTTGTTATATAGAAATACAGTTGGTTTTAGGAGTTTCATTTGTAGTTACTACTTTTACTAATTGTCTCAATTAGCTTCTTTGCTGATTCtgagtttttttaaagtaagtctTATTGTCACCAAATAGGTatgtttttgtctcttctttactTATGTTTAtgacttttaatttcttttcctggtCTCAATGATGTTGTTACTATTTGTGGAACTATGTCAGATAATAGTGGGGAAAGAGGAAATCTCTGATATCCTTCTAATGAGTtactaatgaatatttatgccaatattttaaatataaaaattaaccTGTACAAGAATTACTCAGTATTACCAAGTTGGACTTTTACCAGGGATATAAGAgtagttcaacattaggaaaacaatatgatTAATCATATTCAAAACAGGATTCTGTCAGTCCATACAGAAAACTCCTTTGACAAACTATAATAATCACATATTCTAAAAATCCTATAAAGTTTGGGCTTAGGTGAGCCATTtttaataagataaaaataatatacataaaaccAAAAGCTAGCAATGGAAAACCCTAGTAGCAGTATTCTGTTATTTGTGAATTGCATTTTCATATAATCCAATGAGTTATCTGTTAGAAAATAAAGATTTCTCATAtcatggtgtttcaacaatctggctagcagctgctgtgggggtgtaaaaccaacaacaaccagctcatagaatgctgcaagcccaagttcttttgatctgctttattaaggaaagcaacgttaaggggataacaatctcaatttaatccagcatacaaatatcattcacttagttcagaggaaaaagccagcaccctgaacttcagagcaaatacagtcaaattacaaacagacccaatacaattcatagttaccaagaaaaccagcaacatctgagttcagccagaaggcccctagagtggctgcccagagtcctgcacctccaggagtgagagccttaagcaaatagctctattttccctttttgtacagtttcagacgtcatcaaacgtcatctgagcgaccagaacttaggctcttatgATTGGCTCTgctgttagcacctcccttcattggccccacctggagccccaccttagttaccaattcacacccacataggcctAACACCTAATGGATAGGcctttgggtctggggcttagcacctagtaagactcaatcaaagacactgaattaatcaaaggaaacaaaaggccaaactcttcaaggatccccaatacacgtGGTCAATTCATTATAAcagatatatttttctttaacacTAGTATTTTCCCCTGAAAAcccttttttagttttattttctttaaattttaatatgattttCATTTGCAAAGTTATTAAATATgttaagagaaaattttaaaagaaaataatatacatataagatTATAAAAAACTTATGAGATTATAAATTATTATACCTGCTTCTTTAAGCTTCCATTATTTACTAAATATTCTGCCTTTCCATACTTTAATATACGGGGTGtcccctaaagtctggacacataggcaaaaatgcgtattttgacatatttggaatattaacagaccttagcccccttaacttctttttctggggtatgctaaaggagaaggtgtactcgatgaaaatcacagatgcaacacacttgattgaatgcataaagaatgaatgtgctaaaattgacggcaatgtgggaGTTATTGCATGGAGTTTGTGTGAGCCTTGCAAAGCGCagcaacctttgcatcacaaatgatggaaatcatattgaagatgttatttgttaatattccaattaaataaaatgttgaaaatgtcattcatttcatttcttgaaaatatgcatttttgcctatgtgtccagactttaggaacaccctgtataagtaATGCTTTCCTTGGATATGTAGCTCCTAGGCAATCCACTAATATCCTTGGGCTCCTAGAATGCTATCCCAATTAATAGATACATTTTGGGGATCATAATCTCTCCAAACAACAGTTCAGAAGACTCCACAGTGCATCTTTTTAAGTGAGCCTGAGGAAGCTGTTAACAAAAAGCAAAGGCAGCCATAAAATATCATAGTATAAAGATAACAGCACTTTCTCCCATAAAACCAGAGCACACATACACAGAGCTTCAATGGGGAGAGTAGCTTAAATAGGAACCATGTATGTGGCATTTCCACATGGGGAAGAACAGCCTATGAACAGGCTCCTATGTGGGCTATACACATGACCAAGCCATATGTTTGGGCAGAGAATGTGTGCTTCTGATGCTGCTGGGCCATGAGCATCTTCCAGCTTTCTTTCCTGCTCCTCTCCGTTACACCTGCCTCCTGCCAGCCATTTCATTTCCATTGCTCCCTACAAGATGATGGGTTGGCCATTCCGTGCTGGCTCTTGCTTCTCTGCCAGTCTCTCTCCTTTGCTAGTTAATTAGCTGTCTTCATCAAAGCCCAAACACTCTTGCCATTCCATTGGTGTTCAGTGAGCCTCCCCCCTTTAGGAGATGGCCAGTGAAGGCAGCCAGCTTCTTCAGCAAACTTCATCATGTCCTGGGGGTGCTGTGGTTAGAAAGTCCATCCCTGGCATGGGAGGAcaacaggaaaagaaattaaaaggcaTAAACATAagtaaagaagagacaaaaacatACCTATTTAGTGACGATAagacttactttaaaaaaactcaGAATCAGCAAAGAAGCTAATTGAGACAATTAGTAAAAGTAGTAACTACAAATGAAACTTATAAAACcaacagcatttttatataacaaCAGGAAAACTCAGGATAAAATAGTTGAAAAGGAAAtaccaaacaaaagaaatttaaaagactGAGTCAGTCTATTAAGGCACACTCAAGACTTAAATAAATGCAATTATCAAACACTAACAAAATAAAGAAGGACATTCTttgtaacaaaattttaaaaatctcaaataattttaaatgattttaagaTGTTtattatggttttattttttcttttgtactttttttcatttttagataaTCAAATCTTTTTGCATAATTATGGTTCttgagtactttaaaaaaatacctagTCTTCATAACTGAGAAAGCTATGTTACTTTAGATGTGTCAAAGAATAACAGAGTTGGAGGGAGCTCAGCACCATATATTTTAATGGATAGCTGATGATAAAAGACCTCTTTAACACAAGTGGTAAGGGGCCATCCTGCTTatacttgaagatctccagtaagAGTTATTATTTTCCAAtgcagcccatcccacttttggaaagctctcattgtttggaagtttttccttaaatcaggcctaaattttcctctttgcaacttctaccattgctccctgttttaacaacccagctagcagcttctgtgggggcgtaagatgcacccaggacgtTGCCTGGAcgctggaaaagcacaggttctttttatctgcttaaacaaggaaagcatggtgaaggggttgaccagcttactttaatccagcattcagttagcatacagacaacattcctttagttcgggggaaaaggccagcattcagttagcattcagttagttcaggggagcatacagacaagccatcaagagatataccaaatacagattcatgtacttcaggggaaaaaaaaaaccagcaccctgaggttcaaaacattcatttagttcgggggaaaacaaaccagcaccccgaacctcaaaaccaaaatacaaacaagttacaagtatcaacagacagacccaatacaattcatagttaccaacatctgggctcggcccgagagcaagggctggcccagagtcacactccccgcttgctcccacaccaaccggaaaaggaaagagagagcttcaagctgtcctctcccctcttatagagtttttgacatcatcaagcaccgcctgaatgaccagggccgattggttcttgacttggcccctccccctagcgtagaccaggttctggagctaacacctcccctcagccagccccatgactcatcacacaggaagttgtctgcttcctggaatgctctttgggcttcctgccccggaagagcaagccacagtgtccagaggctcaatgaagtaagctgagtcattcaaagaaaacaaaggccattctggttacactcccaAATGTGGCATTTGGAACTAAGCAGGCCAAGTATAATATCTCTTCCATATGGGGGCCTGTCAAATAATTGAAGCTAGATATTACGTTCTCCATAAGTCTTTTAAGAGAAGTAGTATTACATGacagagagctggcttcaaaatgtgaaggacctgagttcacatcctgccccAATACATGCTATGTGACTCAGAGCAAGTTATTCAACATCTTAGTGTCTCAGGCAATTGTTTGACTATAAGTTGCAGGAAAAAAGGTGCTAGGAAGTTgctcactgggagctccctataccagTGTAATCACAGGttcagtaaaaaataaaaaagacagtttACTCCAGGCTAAACCTCCCCAGTTCCTTCTGCTGATCCTTCTGTGAGACAGCTCCAGGACCCGTGATTGTGCTGGCCATGGTCCTATGGATGCTCTGCTGCTCATCAGTGCCCTTCATGTAATGGGGCACCCGAGAACTAAACAGAGTGTGCAATATAATCTCATCTATACTAGATTCACTTCCTGAAGATACTGTTCTCCCTGGTCCAAGTTGAGCATCATTCTCTTTTACAAAAGAGACAGAAACTAGAACTTCCTCTAATGAGGATTCCTTTCCCTCAGCACAGCAAACAGTGGTGAGtgataattttttgtttgtttctttcagaTTCTTTTATTGAAGAGGCCAGGTTTGAAAGAAAGAACTCAAGTCTGATACAAGGCATTCACATGGGAGCATCATATAAAAAAGGACTGCCAAAGGATAGTCCTCAGAATTCCAAGAAGAGAGAAACAAGGAGATTTGAAGTTATTgtagagaaacagaaagataacCAGCAGAGACAATCCAGACTAGTAACAACTACCCATGGCAAAACTCCTAATAAAGTGTGTGCCCTTCATTGTAATACATTGAGGAGAAGTTTACCTTTGGGGTCAGGCTTTGTTGCACTAAGGAAAGGCACTACGGGGAAAAGTCTCCATAAATATAAGAAACTTGGAAAAAGCTTCAAGGATTTTTCCAACCTATTTACATGCAATACATCCTTCTTAGAGAAGAACCTCCCTAAGTATACAAAGTACAAGAAGCCCTTTAGTTACCACTCAGATCTAATTAAGTTTCATAAAATACGTGCTGGGGAAAGACTACATGAACACAGTGAGGATGGAACAACCTTTGGCAAAAGATCAAATCTTACTGAACATAAGACAATTCATATTGGAAAGAAATATTACAATTGCAATAAATACGGGAAAACTATTGGAACCTTGACTAAATATAAGAGAATTCATACCAGAGGAAAATActttgaatgtagtgaatgtggcaAAGACTTTAGTCTGGCGTCAAACCTTATTATACGTCAGAGAACTCATATTGCAGAGAAACCCTTTAAATGTAATGACTGTGGGAAATCCTTCAGTATAAGGGGAAGACTTAATAGACATAAGAgaattcatagtggagagaaaccttttcaaTGTACtgagtgtgggaaagccttcagccaGAGGGGACACCTTACTAATCATCAAGgaattcatagtggagagaaacGCTTTAAATGCAATCAATGTGGGAAGAGCTTTAGCCAGAAGGGGCATCTCATTAATCATCAAGGAGTTCACACCGGAGAGAAGCCCTTTagatgtaatgaatgtgggaaagactTCAGCCAAAGGGGAAACCTTATTGCtcatcagagaactc is from Trichosurus vulpecula isolate mTriVul1 chromosome 7, mTriVul1.pri, whole genome shotgun sequence and encodes:
- the LOC118856979 gene encoding zinc finger protein 260-like, which codes for MRMKNEEGLTPGPLQAQIQESVTFKDVTVDFTREEWRRLEPAQRAMYRDVTLETYENLTSLGISVPISKRDLIFLLEEGGVLSGPKGRIHRDTCPDSFIEEARFERKNSSLIQGIHMGASYKKGLPKDSPQNSKKRETRRFEVIVEKQKDNQQRQSRLVTTTHGKTPNKVCALHCNTLRRSLPLGSGFVALRKGTTGKSLHKYKKLGKSFKDFSNLFTCNTSFLEKNLPKYTKYKKPFSYHSDLIKFHKIRAGERLHEHSEDGTTFGKRSNLTEHKTIHIGKKYYNCNKYGKTIGTLTKYKRIHTRGKYFECSECGKDFSLASNLIIRQRTHIAEKPFKCNDCGKSFSIRGRLNRHKRIHSGEKPFQCTECGKAFSQRGHLTNHQGIHSGEKRFKCNQCGKSFSQKGHLINHQGVHTGEKPFRCNECGKDFSQRGNLIAHQRTHTGEKPFVCKECGKAFSERGNLITHQRTHTGEKPFECHECRKAFKDRGSLNRHQRTHTGEKPFECHECGKAFKHRGSLIDHQRNHTGEKPFKCYECGKAFSRKGILIHHQRTHTEKKPFKGTEYSMTFKNKGNLNRHQIINAEEKPFECDECGKAFSQRGLLIHHERTHTGEKPFECNECEKAFSSRGSLNRHLRIHTGEKPYECNECGKGFSQKGHLIYHQGIHTGDKPFKCSECGKGFSWRASLITHQRTHTGEKPFACNECGKGFGERGNLTTHQRTHTGEKPFECNECRKAFTQRAGLITHQKTHIGEKPFKYN